One genomic region from Enoplosus armatus isolate fEnoArm2 chromosome 17, fEnoArm2.hap1, whole genome shotgun sequence encodes:
- the LOC139299993 gene encoding medium-chain acyl-CoA ligase ACSF2, mitochondrial-like: MSALIFSSLLKSCAHSLRSVDGLKHSRTWKLCSTSLLHWLRSLHVDSPPHKPSLTSSYVHGTSSVSLLPLTVGQILDSTVQRWPDREAVVFMQDGIRKTFAQFQQDVDKAAAGLLALGLKRGDRLGVWGPNTYEWILFQFASAKAGIILVSLNPAYQVKEVEFTLKKVQCKAVVCPSRFKTQHFCEMLREICPEIDATPVGLIKSSRVPDLRMVIVTDSRQPGMLHVEDVMQAGESRHHAQLTDLQSKLSCDEAINIQFTSGTTGSPKGATLSHHNIVNNAYFLGLRLGYGWRPQVRVCVPVPMYHCFGSVMGGMSMAAHGVTLVFPSTGYNSRANLEAVQREKCNFVYGTPTMFTDMLSQDLHKYDLSSVEAGLMGGSPCPPEIVRKLKTDMNMKEITICYGTTENSPVTFLGFPQDSEELKMNTVGCIMSHTEAKVVDLTTGEIVPLGASGELLIRGSCVMHGYWDDPEKTRQAICQARWYSTGDTASLNSLGYCRIEGRIKDMIIRGGENIYPAEIEQFLYTHPKVQEVQVVGVRDERLGEQVCACVRLRKGQTSSADEIRAFCKGQISHFKIPHYVVFVDSYPLTASGKIKKNTLKEAMEKKLGF, from the exons GTCACTCCACGTGGACAGTCCTCCTCACAAACCCTCTCTGACCAGCAGCTATGTCCATGGcacctcctccgtctctctgctccCCCTCACTGTAGGCCAGATCCTGGACTCCACAGTCCAGCGCTGGCCTGACCGCGAAGCTGTGGTCTTCATGCAGGACGGCATCCGGAAAACCTTTGCACAGTTTCAGCAAGAT GTTGACAAGGCGGCTGCGGGTCTGCTCGCCTTGGGCCTAAAGCGAGGCGACCGGCTGGGAGTTTGGGGGCCCAACACATATGAATGGATCCTTTTCCAGTTTGCTTCAGCCAAAGCTGGAATTATACTG GTGTCATTGAACCCGGCCTATCAGGTGAAGGAAGTGGAGTTTACTCTGAAGAAG GTCCAGTGTAAAGCTGTGGTCTGCCCCTCCCgctttaaaacacaacatttctgtgAGATGCTGAGGGAGATCTGCCCAGAGATCGACGCGACGCCAGTAGGCCTGATCAAGAGCTCCAG GGTGCCAGACCTGCGGATGGTGATTGTGACGGACAGCAGGCAGCCGGGGATGCTCCACGTCGAGGATGTGATGCAGGCAGGGGAGAGCCGGCACCACGCACAGCTGACGGATCTGCAGAGCAAGCTGTCCTGCGATGAAGCCATCAACATCCAGTTCACATCA GGGACGACAGGGAGTCCAAAGGGGGCCACTCTCTCCCACCACAATATTGTAAATAACGCCTACTTTCTGGGTCTCCGGTTGGGTTATGGGTGGAGA cctcaggtgcgagtgtgtgtgcccGTACCCATGTACCACTGCTTTGGCTCCGTGATGGGAGGGATGAGCATGGCGGCGCACGGTGTCACGCTGGTTTTCCCTTCCACCGGCTACAACAGCCGAGCCAACCTGGAGGCCGTTCAGAGGGAAAA GTGCAATTTCGTCTACGGCACTCCTACAATGTTCACCGACATGCTTAGCCAAGATTTACACAAGTATGATTTGTCCTCAGTTGAAGCTG GGCTCATGGGAGGCTCTCCGTGCCCCCCTGAGATTGTGAgaaagctgaaaacagacatGAACATGAAAGAGATAACG ATATGTTACGGAACCACTGAGAATAGCCCTGTTACATTTCTGGGATTCCCACAAGACAGCGAGGAACTGAAGATGAACACTGTTGGGTGCATCATGAGCCACACTGAG GCTAAAGTGGTGGATCTTACCACTGGGGAGATTGTCCCTCTGGGGGCCTCAGGAGAGCTGCTGATCAGAGGCAGCTGTGTGATGCATGGGTACTGGGACGACCCTGAGAAAACCAGACAGGCAATCTGCCAAGCCCGCTGGTACAGCACTGG TGACACGGCCAGCCTGAACAGTCTGGGATACTGCCGCATCGAAGGACGCATAAAGGACATGATCATCCGGGGAGGGGAGAACATCTACCCCGCTGAGATAGAGCAATTCCTCTACACACATCCCAAAGTGCAGGAGGTGCAG GTGGTGGGAGTGAGAGATGAGAGGCTGGGCGAGCAGGTGTGCGCCTGCGTCCGGCTGAGGAAGGGCCAGACCTCCAGTGCAGACGAGATAAGAGCATTCTGCAAAGGCCAG ATTTCTCACTTCAAGATCCCACACTATGTGGTCTTTGTAGACAGCTACCCTCTGACTGCCTCGGGAAAG ATCAAGAAGAACACATTGAAGGAGGCAATGGAGAAGAAATTAGGCTTTTAA